In one Nicotiana tomentosiformis chromosome 6, ASM39032v3, whole genome shotgun sequence genomic region, the following are encoded:
- the LOC117281944 gene encoding uncharacterized protein, with amino-acid sequence MDPLKYIFQKPMPTRRLAKWKILLTEFDIVYVTSTTMKAQALADHLAENPVDDEYQPLRTYFSDEEVNSIEVILEDTNAWKKFFDGAVNAKGVGIGSILISPTSQHYPSTARLRFFCTNNTAEYEACIMGMNMAVDLDIEKLLIMGDSDLIIRQAQGEWETRDIKLILYRKHMEDLSKWFKSVEFRYIPRFHNELSDALATLASMLPYQGNIHIDPLEIQIRERHGIVMKLK; translated from the coding sequence ATGGACCCTTTGAAATACATATTCCAAAAACCAATGCCCACGAGAAGGTTAGCAAAATGGAAAATCCTGCTCACTGAGTTCGACATTGTTTATGTCACCAGCACGACGATGAAAGCTCAAGCCTTGGCGGATCATCTAGCTGAGaacccggttgatgatgaatACCAACCCCTACGTACTTATTTTTCGGACGAAGAAGTAAACTCGATTGAAGTAATTCTAGAAGACACTAATGCTTGGAAAAAattctttgatggagctgtaaaTGCAAAAGGTGTCGGGATTGGATCGATTCTGATTTCGCCCACAAGTCAGCACTATCCGTCCACAGCCCGCCTTCGGTTTTTCTGTACAAATAACACCGCTGAGTATGAAGCCTGCATTATGGGCATGAATATGGCAGTTGATCTGGATATAGAGAAATTGTTAATCATGGGGGATTCTGACCTGATTattcggcaagcccaaggtgaatgggaaactcgagacatcaagcttatccTATACAGGAAACATATGGAAGATCTTAGCAAATGGTTCAAGTCcgtcgagttcaggtacattcctcGATTCCACAATGAGTTATCTGATGCACTAGCTACCTTGGCCTCAATGCTGCCATACCAGGGAAATATCCATATTGACCCGCTGGAAATCCAAATTCGAGAAAGGCATGGTATTGTAATGAAATTGAAATAG